The DNA sequence GTCGATCCCTTGGGCCCCGAAAACGCGCTTTATATCGGCATAGGTCCGTTGGAGGGGACTTCCTTTCCCGGAAGCTGCAGGGTTAACTTTACCGCGAGATCTCCCCAGACGGGGTTGCTAGGCGACTCAAACGCTGGCGGTTTCTTTGGGCCCGAGCTTAAGTATGCGGGCTTCGATCAGGTGGTATTGCGAGGCAGGGCTTCAAAGCCCGTGTATCTTTTCATCCACGATGAAGCTTGTGAGTTTCGTGACGCCTCAAACCTGTGGGGAAAGGATATCCCCGATACCCAAAAGGCCATCATAGAAGAGCTGGGCGACAGCCGCGTGCAGGTGGCAGCCGTAGGCCCCGCAGCCGAAAGGGGGGTTAAGTTCGCCGGAATCTTTTGCAATCTGGTGCGCGCTGCCGCCAGGACGGGCATGGGAACGGTGCTTGCGTCAAAAAACGTCAAGGCCATAGCCGTGCGGGGAACGATTCCGGTAGAGGTCGCCTTGCCCGACATGTTCGACGATCTGATTGCCGAAATAAAAAGGGAGATATTGGTTCATCCTCAGTACAAGGGCAGAATTTACCTGGGCACGACGGCATTGATGTCCTCATTGAACCAGCTGGGATGTTTGTGTACTCGCCATTATCGTACGGGAAGGTTTGAGGCCATCCATCAGGTCAGTGGGGAAAGGCTTGCCGATACCCTAAAAATCAAGGGAAAGGCCTGCTTTTCCTGCATCATTCCCTGCAGCAGATATGTTCGAATCGATGAAAAAGGCAAGACGATTCTGGCAAGCGAGGGCCCGGAATTCGAGGGGCTTGCTGCCTTTACGTCCAAGGTCGGGAACCCCGACCTCAAAGAAGGGCTTATCGCCGTAGATATGTGTAACCGCATGGGGATGGACGTGATCACCACGTCAGAGGCCATCGCCTTTTTGATGGAGCTCTATGAGAGGAGCGAAATATCAAGCTCCGATGTAGACGGCCTGGATCTTTCCTTTGGAAACATGCAAGCGGTATATGCATTGATCGAAAAGATCGCTCGCAGGGAAGGCATAGGAGATTTGCTGGGCGACGGTGCGGTCGAGGCGGCCCGAAAGTTGGGCGTGGGAGAAGAGCTGGTTATGCACGTGAAGGGCTTGGAGATATTCAAGGCAGACCCTAGAGGGCTTAAGGGTTACGCCCTTGGCCTTGCCGTGGCAAGCCGCGGGGGAGACCACTTGAGGTCTGAGCCGTCATTTGAGTTCAGCGAGGACGCGGAAGCCGCCAGAAAGTTGTACGGGACGGAAGATGCTGCCTTCAGGCTCAGGT is a window from the Acetomicrobium flavidum genome containing:
- a CDS encoding aldehyde ferredoxin oxidoreductase family protein, translated to MKGSYRNKVLDVDLTSGTAKVEPLSEILIETFLGGRGFNVRRFFEEVPRDVDPLGPENALYIGIGPLEGTSFPGSCRVNFTARSPQTGLLGDSNAGGFFGPELKYAGFDQVVLRGRASKPVYLFIHDEACEFRDASNLWGKDIPDTQKAIIEELGDSRVQVAAVGPAAERGVKFAGIFCNLVRAAARTGMGTVLASKNVKAIAVRGTIPVEVALPDMFDDLIAEIKREILVHPQYKGRIYLGTTALMSSLNQLGCLCTRHYRTGRFEAIHQVSGERLADTLKIKGKACFSCIIPCSRYVRIDEKGKTILASEGPEFEGLAAFTSKVGNPDLKEGLIAVDMCNRMGMDVITTSEAIAFLMELYERSEISSSDVDGLDLSFGNMQAVYALIEKIARREGIGDLLGDGAVEAARKLGVGEELVMHVKGLEIFKADPRGLKGYALGLAVASRGGDHLRSEPSFEFSEDAEAARKLYGTEDAAFRLRYKGKGRVVKDYEERCAIADCLNACKNTLVNMEILSYDRMSTLLHAATGIKLDPEEIRLIGERIVNLERMYLVSHGVTRADDTLPKRFTEEPLPEESGPSAGSVVELDPMLDEYYESRGWDINSGIPKESTLKRLGILHLVNGVLDESLVLRR